A region from the Bacillus sp. Marseille-P3661 genome encodes:
- a CDS encoding MATE family efflux transporter produces MHHAKTFKKKTGLFFIILWPILVTQMGLYAMNLFDTMMSGRAGTDDLAGVAIGSSLWFPVFTGINGILLAVTPIVAQYIGEGQRDKISQTVTQGLYLSVLIACLVIGIGAISLEPILTFMELEPAVHHIAKHYLIGLSFGIIPLFAANVLRYFFDAQGKTRITMVITIVAVPINIVLNYGLIFGKFGLPELGGIGAGYATAITYWLLLLISIWMTFNIKGVQSYKLFVHWCKPSMQAWKEQLAIGVPMGLSIFFEASIFSAVTLLIGSMFDTVTVAAHQAALNFTSLIFMVPLSISMALTILVGYEVGAKNYEDAKQYSLLGVSSAILVLAISSVFLYFYREHIAYLYTDNHEVVEMTMKFIIFAIIYQLSDATQASLQGVLRGYKDVTIPFITALVSYWGIGLPVGYMLSTYTELGAFGYWVGITIGLTSAAIGFVVRLSFIQRRHIKVIIA; encoded by the coding sequence ATGCACCACGCCAAAACATTTAAGAAAAAGACAGGCTTATTCTTTATAATATTGTGGCCAATTTTGGTAACTCAAATGGGACTTTATGCAATGAATTTATTTGATACGATGATGTCCGGGCGAGCAGGGACTGACGATTTGGCAGGAGTTGCCATTGGCTCTAGTCTATGGTTTCCTGTTTTCACAGGGATTAACGGCATTTTACTGGCAGTGACCCCAATTGTTGCACAGTATATCGGCGAAGGACAGCGAGACAAAATTTCCCAAACAGTGACGCAAGGTTTATACCTTTCGGTGCTGATCGCTTGTTTAGTTATAGGTATTGGTGCAATTAGTTTGGAGCCAATATTAACGTTTATGGAACTTGAACCTGCAGTTCATCATATTGCTAAACACTATTTAATTGGCTTATCTTTTGGAATTATTCCATTGTTTGCAGCTAATGTTCTAAGATACTTCTTTGATGCTCAAGGCAAGACACGAATAACAATGGTCATTACGATTGTGGCAGTACCGATCAACATTGTGTTGAATTATGGTCTTATCTTTGGAAAATTCGGTTTACCTGAGCTTGGAGGTATTGGAGCCGGTTATGCGACAGCAATCACTTACTGGTTGTTATTATTGATAAGCATTTGGATGACCTTTAATATAAAAGGAGTGCAATCATATAAGTTATTTGTTCATTGGTGTAAACCGAGCATGCAAGCGTGGAAAGAACAGCTTGCGATTGGTGTTCCAATGGGTCTTTCCATTTTTTTTGAGGCCAGTATCTTTTCAGCTGTTACTTTGTTAATCGGTTCTATGTTTGATACAGTTACCGTTGCAGCCCACCAAGCAGCTTTAAATTTTACCTCGCTAATCTTTATGGTGCCACTAAGTATTTCAATGGCATTGACTATTTTAGTTGGATATGAGGTAGGAGCTAAAAATTACGAGGATGCAAAACAATACAGCCTATTAGGTGTGTCTTCTGCTATTCTAGTTTTGGCCATATCATCGGTTTTTCTTTATTTTTATAGGGAACATATTGCTTATTTGTACACTGATAATCATGAAGTAGTGGAAATGACAATGAAGTTTATTATATTTGCAATTATTTATCAGCTTTCCGATGCTACACAGGCCTCTCTTCAGGGCGTGTTACGAGGTTATAAAGATGTAACTATTCCTTTTATTACAGCCCTTGTTTCATATTGGGGTATTGGATTGCCAGTTGGGTATATGTTATCGACATACACG